A part of Streptantibioticus cattleyicolor NRRL 8057 = DSM 46488 genomic DNA contains:
- a CDS encoding acetoacetate decarboxylase yields MPGTPREPSGGKQVRAEDVLKHSTTPLAGPAFPAPPYRFTDREYLTVSYLTDIDVVRRLVPEPLRVTEPLVRFEVMRMPDVTGLGDYTEAGQLIAVEYEGERGEYAHAMYVDSGPAIASGREVGAYPKKTGAPRLQVDSDTLVGTVDYGSLRVATATMGYKHRVVDPEAARERIGTPAYLLKTVPGYDGRPRICELVRTRITDLTVKGAWSGPARLQLFAHALAPMADLPVREVVDACHILTDLSLGRAQVVHDYLTGAAPGHAADTGPYPAG; encoded by the coding sequence ATGCCCGGAACACCCCGCGAGCCGTCAGGAGGCAAGCAGGTGCGAGCCGAGGACGTGCTCAAGCACTCCACCACACCGCTGGCAGGCCCGGCTTTTCCCGCTCCCCCCTACCGCTTCACCGACCGCGAATACCTCACCGTCAGCTACCTGACCGACATCGACGTGGTGCGCCGCCTGGTGCCGGAGCCGTTGCGCGTCACCGAGCCGCTGGTGCGGTTCGAGGTGATGCGGATGCCGGACGTGACCGGGCTCGGTGACTACACCGAGGCGGGCCAGCTGATCGCCGTCGAGTACGAGGGCGAACGCGGCGAGTACGCCCACGCGATGTACGTCGACAGCGGCCCGGCCATCGCCAGTGGCCGGGAGGTCGGCGCCTACCCGAAGAAGACCGGGGCGCCCCGGCTCCAGGTGGACTCCGACACGCTGGTGGGCACCGTCGACTACGGTTCGCTGCGGGTGGCCACCGCGACGATGGGCTACAAGCACCGGGTCGTGGACCCCGAGGCGGCCCGGGAGCGGATCGGCACCCCGGCGTACCTGCTCAAGACGGTGCCGGGGTACGACGGACGGCCCCGCATCTGCGAGTTGGTGCGCACCCGGATCACCGACCTGACCGTCAAGGGCGCCTGGTCGGGTCCGGCCCGGTTGCAGTTGTTCGCGCACGCGCTGGCGCCCATGGCCGATCTGCCGGTGCGTGAGGTGGTCGACGCCTGTCACATCCTCACCGACCTCTCGCTGGGCAGAGCCCAGGTGGTCCACGACTACCTCACCGGTGCCGCCCCGGGTCACGCGGCGGACACCGGCCCCTACCCGGCCGGCTGA
- a CDS encoding DUF1259 domain-containing protein, with protein MADSRGRADRAGALLRTAIALTTCAVTLTAGAMDAAASDGPHRRPGHHGRHHAHHGRPVTHRHPAAHHGHHSAPVHAGAHGHRGCPAVQQPRRTTEADWTTVSEILGRKGAVRDHVTFGFLLPRDDLRVTTHGVTVVPPLALAGSAAFVRYCDGTMLMGDLVLTADEVDPTIDALRAAGIEQTALHKHLSEETPPLWWVHFHAMGEPESLAHRLKRVLEVGGSPARHRPENQDTTHEPARSPELDTLAIDRELGRKGNREGKVYLVFVSRRKPVTVHGHVLPGSIGCNTAIMFQALGRGKVAANGDLILTANEVQPAMRALREHGIRLVELHNHMLDEQPRVFFLHFWAVGDAAEVARGLRAGLDTADMAPPRKEPTGNQRPGGEEHGKEQHGKEQHSGEQHGTGEHGGREPARDDHARDDRGDRGDRDDRDDHGEDHARDVHARPDTDRYDADDEAPDCGSSRCDDQDFRVRR; from the coding sequence ATGGCCGACAGCCGAGGACGAGCCGACCGCGCCGGTGCCCTGCTGCGTACCGCCATCGCGCTGACCACCTGTGCCGTGACGCTGACCGCCGGCGCCATGGACGCCGCCGCGTCCGACGGTCCCCACCGGCGACCAGGCCACCACGGCCGCCACCACGCCCACCACGGCCGGCCCGTGACCCACCGGCACCCCGCGGCGCACCACGGCCACCACTCCGCACCGGTCCACGCCGGCGCCCACGGCCACCGCGGCTGCCCCGCCGTGCAGCAGCCGCGCAGGACCACCGAGGCCGACTGGACGACGGTCTCCGAGATCCTCGGCCGCAAAGGTGCGGTACGCGACCATGTGACCTTCGGGTTCCTGCTGCCCCGTGACGACCTGCGGGTCACCACGCACGGCGTCACCGTGGTGCCGCCGCTCGCGCTGGCCGGCAGCGCCGCGTTCGTCCGCTACTGCGACGGCACCATGCTCATGGGCGACCTGGTGCTCACGGCGGACGAGGTCGACCCGACCATCGACGCGCTGCGGGCGGCGGGCATCGAGCAGACGGCGTTGCACAAGCACCTGTCCGAGGAGACGCCGCCGCTGTGGTGGGTGCACTTCCACGCGATGGGCGAACCCGAGTCGTTGGCCCACCGGCTCAAGCGGGTGCTGGAGGTCGGCGGCAGCCCGGCACGCCACCGCCCCGAGAACCAGGACACCACCCACGAGCCCGCGAGATCCCCGGAACTCGACACCCTGGCCATCGACCGCGAACTGGGCCGCAAGGGCAACCGGGAAGGCAAGGTCTACCTGGTCTTCGTCTCCCGGCGCAAACCCGTCACCGTCCACGGGCACGTGCTCCCCGGCTCCATCGGCTGCAACACCGCGATCATGTTCCAGGCGCTGGGCCGGGGCAAGGTCGCGGCCAACGGAGACCTCATCCTCACCGCGAACGAGGTGCAGCCCGCCATGCGCGCGCTGCGCGAGCACGGCATCCGCCTGGTGGAACTGCACAACCACATGCTCGACGAGCAACCCCGGGTGTTCTTCCTGCACTTCTGGGCCGTCGGCGACGCCGCCGAGGTGGCCCGCGGCCTGCGCGCCGGACTCGACACCGCCGACATGGCACCCCCACGCAAGGAACCCACCGGCAACCAGCGGCCGGGCGGGGAAGAGCACGGCAAGGAACAACACGGCAAGGAACAACACAGCGGCGAACAGCACGGCACCGGAGAACACGGCGGGCGGGAACCGGCGCGTGACGACCACGCACGCGACGACCGGGGCGACCGAGGGGACCGCGACGACCGTGACGACCACGGCGAGGACCACGCCCGGGACGTCCACGCCCGGCCGGACACCGACCGCTACGACGCGGACGACGAGGCCCCCGACTGCGGCTCGTCCCGCTGTGACGACCAGGACTTCCGCGTACGACGCTAG
- a CDS encoding NADPH-dependent F420 reductase, producing the protein MVVDQRAEGAGPAADTHRTPIERFTMKIGIIGAGNIGGNLTRRLTALGHQVSVANSRGPHTLTALAEETGATPVTVTEAARGARVVVVTVPLKNVPDLPSGILDGAAEDVAVIDTGNYYPKERDGRIAAIEEGLTESRWTERQIGHPVVKVFNGTYAQDLLDKPRPKGDPERIAVPVAGDDEAAKRIVRDLVDELGFDTVDAGGIDESWRQQPGTPVYGLRGGVEEVTKALAAASPERPESFRA; encoded by the coding sequence GTGGTTGTCGATCAGCGGGCCGAGGGTGCGGGACCCGCGGCCGACACGCATCGCACACCCATCGAAAGGTTCACGATGAAGATCGGCATCATCGGCGCGGGCAACATCGGCGGCAACCTCACGCGTCGGCTGACCGCGCTCGGACACCAGGTGTCCGTCGCCAACTCCCGTGGCCCGCACACCCTCACCGCGCTCGCCGAGGAGACCGGGGCCACCCCGGTCACCGTGACGGAGGCGGCACGCGGGGCGCGGGTCGTGGTGGTGACCGTACCGTTGAAGAACGTGCCCGACCTGCCGTCCGGGATCCTCGACGGCGCCGCCGAGGACGTCGCGGTGATCGACACCGGCAACTACTACCCCAAGGAGCGCGACGGCAGGATCGCCGCCATCGAGGAGGGGCTGACCGAGAGCCGCTGGACCGAGCGGCAGATCGGCCACCCGGTGGTCAAGGTGTTCAACGGCACCTACGCGCAGGACCTCCTCGACAAGCCGCGGCCCAAGGGCGACCCCGAGCGGATCGCCGTGCCGGTGGCCGGGGACGACGAGGCGGCCAAGCGGATCGTGCGCGACCTCGTCGACGAACTCGGCTTCGACACCGTGGACGCCGGTGGCATCGACGAGTCCTGGCGCCAGCAGCCCGGCACCCCCGTCTACGGTCTGCGCGGCGGGGTCGAGGAGGTCACCAAGGCGCTCGCCGCCGCCTCCCCGGAGCGCCCGGAGTCGTTCCGCGCCTGA
- a CDS encoding helix-turn-helix domain-containing protein, with protein MEDVLSAVGPRLKRIRQDRDCTLAALSEATGISVSTLSRLESGQRKPSLELLLPIAHAHQVPLDELVGAPPVGDPRVRLKPVRRGDDSTVVPLSQHPGGLQAFKMIIGRSGESPDPRSHEGYEWLYVLAGRLRLVLGEHDIVMKAGEVAEFDTRVPHWFGTADRTPVEVLSLFGPQGERMHVRAKPRSRRGG; from the coding sequence ATGGAAGACGTCCTCTCCGCGGTCGGTCCGCGGCTCAAGCGCATCCGGCAGGACCGCGACTGCACGCTCGCCGCGCTCTCCGAGGCCACCGGGATCTCGGTGAGCACGCTCTCCCGGCTGGAATCGGGGCAGCGCAAGCCCAGCCTGGAACTGCTGCTGCCGATCGCCCACGCGCACCAGGTGCCGCTGGACGAACTGGTGGGGGCGCCCCCGGTGGGTGACCCGCGGGTACGGCTGAAGCCGGTACGGCGCGGCGACGACTCCACCGTGGTGCCGCTCAGCCAGCATCCCGGCGGCCTTCAGGCGTTCAAGATGATCATCGGCCGCTCCGGCGAGTCGCCCGACCCCCGCAGCCACGAGGGATACGAGTGGCTCTACGTGCTCGCCGGCCGGCTGCGGCTGGTCCTCGGCGAGCACGACATCGTCATGAAGGCCGGCGAGGTCGCCGAGTTCGACACCAGGGTGCCCCACTGGTTCGGCACCGCGGACCGCACCCCGGTGGAGGTGCTCAGCCTCTTCGGCCCGCAGGGGGAACGCATGCATGTGCGCGCCAAGCCGCGGAGCCGGCGCGGCGGGTGA
- a CDS encoding class I SAM-dependent methyltransferase — translation MNDFDWAAMADMLELEGEAHGPYVAAALEELAGLAPRRILDIGSGPGVAACRLAATFPDAEVTAVDGTPELLERAALRAGRLGVRLRTRVAEIPAGLTGLDPADLVWTGQVVHHIADQQGALDRLAALLAPGGVLAVVEGGLPARFLPRDLGFGRPALETRLDVAMADRFDRMRRELPGTVRTVEDWPAMLRAAGLTEARSRTFVVDHPAPLDERYRRSLRGMLERQRAMLADELCADDVATLDRLLDPADPAGIDRRPDVYLLLAKTVHFARRPVA, via the coding sequence ATGAACGACTTCGACTGGGCTGCGATGGCCGACATGCTGGAGCTGGAGGGTGAGGCGCACGGCCCCTACGTGGCCGCGGCGCTGGAGGAGCTGGCCGGGCTCGCCCCGCGCCGGATCCTGGACATCGGCAGCGGTCCGGGGGTCGCCGCCTGCCGCCTCGCCGCCACCTTCCCGGACGCCGAGGTGACCGCGGTGGACGGCACCCCGGAACTGCTGGAGCGCGCCGCGCTGCGGGCCGGACGCCTCGGGGTGCGGCTGCGTACCCGGGTGGCCGAGATCCCGGCCGGGCTCACCGGGCTCGACCCGGCCGACCTGGTGTGGACCGGGCAGGTCGTCCACCACATCGCCGACCAGCAGGGCGCGCTCGACCGGCTGGCCGCGCTGCTCGCGCCCGGCGGCGTGCTCGCCGTGGTCGAGGGCGGCCTGCCCGCCCGCTTCCTCCCGCGCGACCTGGGCTTCGGCCGCCCCGCCCTGGAGACACGGCTGGACGTGGCGATGGCCGACCGGTTCGACCGGATGCGCCGCGAACTGCCGGGCACGGTACGGACGGTGGAGGACTGGCCGGCGATGCTGCGGGCCGCCGGACTCACCGAGGCCCGCAGCAGGACGTTCGTCGTGGACCACCCGGCCCCGCTGGACGAGCGCTACCGGCGCTCGCTACGCGGCATGCTGGAACGGCAGCGCGCGATGCTCGCGGACGAACTGTGCGCCGACGACGTCGCCACCCTCGACCGGTTGCTCGACCCCGCCGACCCTGCGGGCATCGACCGGCGCCCCGACGTGTATCTGCTGCTCGCCAAGACGGTGCACTTCGCCAGGCGTCCGGTGGCCTGA
- a CDS encoding S8 family serine peptidase, whose translation MTGWRKPPLTAAVAVAAAALVLTSGAGAGAATVPTPPDPASGGAATPVIVVLKDQIPAAPADPGHLKARKERTAVAQAPLLARVRAQGGTHVKSFVVGNAFSATVPPALRAALAADPAVAAVVPDTKVPVTPPDGGSAAGGTGTRPGGPKASAHAVKGGPDSTRTPDAICPKDPSKPLLEPEALYSTHVEATAGHPGAASLADGKGVKVAYIADGLDPDNPDFIRPDGSHAVVDYQDFSGDGTAAPTGAAEAFGDASAVIAQGRQSYDLSQFVNPSHPLPKGCTIRVRGIAPGASLVALKAGGELLPNSAILQSIDYAVSVAHVDVLNESFGSNVTPDSGAHDTISLFNDQAVAAGVTVAVSSGDAGINGTIGTPSTDPNVISAGASTDSQLYAQTGYAATRFSNGTWADDNISALSSAGITQGGRTVDLVAPGESDWALCTPDLTKYTECTNYAGGASPIQPFGGTSQAAPMTAGAAALVIQAYRDTHHGASPAPALVKKFLTGTAHDLGVPAQEQGAGLLDVRAAVEAARGYAGGSGAKDSRSLVVSSGQLDITGTPGSAHTADIPVTNTGRTAQKVTAATRTFAPLADSRQTVALDSSSSDTFPYATNGAPWVARQVRFTVPRGADRLAASIAWKGAPQKSGNNTVTPVVRMTLLDPSGRFETNTRPQGGAVSANFGIVDVPHPVAGSWTAVLYTPAGSAGYTGPVLLDTATQRAVAAGSVTPRTVTLAPGATTKLRVRLTTPAAGGDTGESVTVAGSGGRTTSVPVILRSLVPVAGGTGRFTGTITGGNARSYSPAQTFTYAFDVPRGKRDLRVGLTVAKDPNLLMQGVLVAPDGTPADAESNAVLDTNGNPVGTGRGVSVTTLNPAPGRWRYVLVVANPVSGAELSQPFTGAIGFDQDRASAAALPHGAGTKLAAGKPVTVRVRYTNNTAAVQRVHAEGRLNTRVELALLPQGASATVGLPLTPTSTVPSFLVPPGTDRLTAAAASTTPAQLELSATTSSPDLFGDLKSAQAGSTVSAVTDAGSAAQPVVSGYWSTFVQQIGPFPAGGAPAGSSTISASAHTLAFDPALTSATGDPFAAGVRGQAPATAPVEVKPGATGDVEVTITPTGRKGTTVHGVLYLVTAPGGVATANSQVGITGSVLAALPYSYTVN comes from the coding sequence ATGACCGGCTGGCGAAAACCACCGTTGACCGCCGCCGTCGCGGTCGCCGCGGCGGCGTTGGTCCTCACCTCGGGGGCCGGCGCGGGCGCCGCAACCGTACCCACCCCGCCGGATCCGGCGAGCGGTGGGGCGGCGACCCCGGTGATCGTGGTGCTCAAGGACCAGATACCCGCGGCCCCCGCGGACCCGGGACACCTCAAGGCCCGCAAGGAGCGCACGGCGGTGGCGCAGGCCCCGCTGCTGGCGAGGGTGCGGGCCCAGGGCGGTACCCACGTCAAGAGTTTCGTGGTCGGGAACGCGTTCTCGGCCACCGTTCCGCCCGCGTTGCGGGCCGCGCTCGCCGCCGACCCGGCGGTGGCCGCGGTGGTGCCGGACACCAAGGTGCCGGTGACCCCGCCCGACGGCGGCTCGGCGGCCGGCGGCACCGGGACGCGGCCGGGCGGCCCCAAGGCGTCCGCGCACGCCGTCAAGGGCGGCCCGGACAGCACGCGGACCCCGGACGCGATCTGCCCCAAGGACCCGTCGAAGCCGCTGCTGGAGCCGGAGGCGCTCTACTCCACCCACGTGGAGGCCACCGCCGGCCACCCCGGCGCGGCGAGCCTGGCCGACGGCAAGGGCGTCAAGGTCGCCTACATCGCCGACGGACTCGACCCGGACAACCCGGACTTCATCCGCCCCGACGGCTCCCACGCGGTCGTGGACTACCAGGACTTCTCCGGTGACGGCACGGCCGCCCCGACCGGCGCCGCCGAGGCGTTCGGCGACGCCTCCGCGGTGATCGCGCAGGGCCGGCAGTCGTACGACCTGTCGCAGTTCGTCAACCCCTCGCACCCGCTGCCCAAGGGGTGCACCATCCGGGTGCGCGGAATCGCCCCGGGCGCCTCGCTGGTGGCGCTGAAGGCCGGCGGTGAGCTGCTGCCCAACTCGGCCATCCTGCAGTCCATCGACTACGCGGTCTCGGTGGCCCACGTCGACGTGCTCAACGAGTCGTTCGGCAGCAACGTCACCCCGGACAGCGGTGCCCACGACACCATCTCGCTCTTCAACGACCAGGCGGTCGCGGCGGGTGTGACGGTGGCCGTCTCCAGCGGTGACGCGGGGATCAACGGCACCATCGGCACGCCGTCCACCGACCCGAACGTGATCTCGGCCGGCGCCTCGACCGACTCCCAGCTGTACGCGCAGACCGGTTACGCGGCGACCAGGTTCTCCAACGGCACCTGGGCGGACGACAACATCTCCGCGCTCTCCTCGGCCGGCATCACCCAGGGTGGTCGCACCGTGGACCTGGTGGCGCCCGGCGAATCCGACTGGGCGCTGTGCACCCCGGACCTGACCAAGTACACCGAGTGCACCAACTACGCGGGCGGCGCCAGCCCCATCCAGCCGTTCGGCGGCACCAGCCAGGCCGCCCCGATGACCGCGGGCGCGGCGGCGCTGGTGATCCAGGCGTACCGGGACACCCACCACGGTGCCTCGCCGGCCCCGGCGCTGGTCAAGAAGTTCCTCACCGGCACCGCGCACGACCTGGGCGTCCCCGCCCAGGAGCAGGGCGCGGGTCTGCTGGACGTGCGCGCCGCGGTGGAGGCCGCCCGGGGTTACGCCGGCGGTTCCGGCGCCAAGGACAGCCGCAGCCTGGTGGTCTCCTCCGGCCAGCTGGACATCACCGGTACCCCCGGCTCGGCGCACACCGCCGACATCCCGGTGACCAACACCGGCCGGACCGCGCAGAAGGTGACCGCCGCCACCCGTACGTTCGCCCCGCTGGCGGACTCCCGGCAGACGGTGGCGCTCGACTCCTCGTCCTCCGACACGTTCCCGTACGCCACCAACGGGGCGCCGTGGGTGGCGCGTCAGGTGAGGTTCACGGTGCCGCGCGGCGCCGACCGGCTGGCCGCGTCGATCGCCTGGAAGGGCGCGCCGCAGAAGTCGGGGAACAACACGGTGACCCCCGTGGTGCGGATGACGCTGCTCGACCCGTCGGGCCGCTTCGAGACCAACACCCGTCCGCAGGGCGGCGCGGTCTCGGCCAACTTCGGCATCGTGGACGTGCCGCACCCGGTGGCGGGCAGCTGGACGGCGGTGCTCTACACCCCGGCCGGCAGCGCCGGTTACACCGGTCCGGTGCTGCTGGACACCGCGACGCAGCGGGCGGTGGCGGCCGGTTCGGTCACCCCGCGCACGGTCACCCTGGCGCCCGGGGCCACCACCAAGCTGCGGGTGCGGCTGACCACCCCGGCGGCCGGCGGTGACACCGGCGAGTCGGTGACCGTGGCCGGCTCCGGCGGACGGACCACCAGTGTGCCGGTGATCCTGCGCAGCCTGGTCCCGGTGGCGGGCGGCACCGGCCGCTTCACCGGAACGATCACCGGCGGCAACGCCCGCAGCTACTCCCCCGCGCAGACCTTCACCTACGCCTTCGACGTCCCCCGCGGCAAGCGTGACCTGCGGGTCGGGCTGACCGTGGCCAAGGACCCGAACCTGCTGATGCAGGGCGTGCTGGTGGCCCCGGACGGCACCCCGGCGGACGCGGAATCCAACGCGGTGCTGGACACCAACGGCAACCCGGTCGGCACCGGCCGCGGCGTCTCGGTGACCACGCTCAACCCGGCGCCGGGCCGCTGGCGTTACGTGCTCGTGGTGGCCAACCCGGTCAGCGGCGCGGAACTGAGCCAGCCGTTCACCGGCGCCATCGGCTTCGACCAGGACCGGGCGAGCGCCGCGGCGCTGCCGCACGGCGCCGGTACCAAGCTGGCCGCGGGCAAGCCGGTCACGGTGCGGGTGCGGTACACCAACAACACGGCGGCGGTGCAGCGGGTGCACGCCGAGGGCCGGCTGAACACCCGGGTGGAGCTGGCGCTGCTGCCGCAGGGCGCCTCGGCCACCGTCGGGCTGCCGCTCACCCCGACCTCCACGGTGCCGTCGTTCCTGGTGCCGCCGGGCACCGACCGGCTCACCGCGGCGGCGGCCTCCACGACCCCGGCGCAGCTCGAACTGAGCGCCACCACCAGCTCGCCGGACCTCTTCGGCGACCTGAAGTCGGCGCAGGCCGGCTCCACGGTGTCGGCGGTCACCGACGCGGGGAGCGCGGCGCAGCCGGTGGTCTCCGGGTACTGGAGCACCTTCGTGCAGCAGATCGGGCCGTTCCCGGCCGGCGGGGCGCCCGCGGGCTCCTCCACCATCAGCGCGAGCGCGCACACCCTGGCGTTCGACCCGGCGCTGACCTCCGCCACCGGTGACCCGTTCGCCGCCGGGGTGCGCGGCCAGGCCCCCGCGACCGCTCCGGTCGAGGTCAAGCCGGGTGCCACCGGCGATGTCGAGGTGACCATCACCCCGACCGGCCGCAAGGGGACCACCGTGCACGGCGTGCTCTACCTGGTGACCGCCCCGGGCGGGGTGGCCACCGCCAACAGCCAGGTGGGCATCACCGGTTCGGTGCTGGCGGCGCTGCCGTACAGCTACACCGTGAACTGA
- a CDS encoding RNA polymerase sigma factor SigF produces the protein MSVQLTEEVTTPVGGDEADDAGLEAAGKQGFDERLDAALLDGAASAAEVRQISKVMFARLAVLEEGTEEYQYVRNTLIELNMALVRFAAKRFGNRAEQMEDILQVGTIGLIKAVDRFDPDYGVEFVTFALPTIIGEMKRFFRDTSWSVRVPRRLQELRIDLAKATDALAAELDRAPTTAELAARLDIGEEEVVEAQVAANAYTASSIDAQAGDDEDDGTAWADRLGAEDPALEGVENLTALAPLVAELPERERAILAMRFSADMTQKQIGERLGISQMHISRLLSRTLGKLREGLLAES, from the coding sequence ATGTCGGTCCAGCTCACGGAAGAGGTCACCACGCCGGTCGGCGGGGACGAGGCGGATGACGCGGGGCTGGAGGCAGCCGGGAAGCAGGGGTTCGACGAACGGCTGGACGCCGCGCTGCTGGACGGCGCCGCGAGCGCGGCCGAGGTGCGCCAGATCTCCAAGGTGATGTTCGCGCGGCTGGCGGTGCTGGAGGAGGGCACCGAGGAGTACCAGTACGTACGCAACACGCTCATCGAACTCAACATGGCTCTGGTGCGTTTCGCCGCCAAGCGCTTCGGCAACCGGGCCGAGCAGATGGAGGACATCCTCCAGGTGGGCACGATCGGTCTGATCAAGGCGGTGGACCGGTTCGACCCCGACTACGGTGTGGAGTTCGTCACCTTCGCGCTGCCGACGATCATCGGGGAGATGAAGAGGTTCTTCCGGGACACCAGTTGGTCGGTGCGGGTGCCGCGGCGCCTGCAGGAGCTGCGGATCGACCTGGCCAAGGCGACCGACGCGCTCGCCGCCGAGCTCGACCGCGCCCCGACCACCGCGGAGCTGGCGGCGCGGCTGGACATCGGCGAGGAAGAGGTGGTCGAGGCGCAGGTCGCCGCCAACGCCTACACCGCCTCCTCGATCGACGCGCAGGCGGGCGACGACGAGGACGACGGCACCGCGTGGGCCGACCGCCTCGGCGCCGAGGACCCGGCGCTGGAGGGCGTGGAGAACCTCACCGCGCTCGCCCCGCTCGTCGCCGAGTTGCCGGAGCGTGAACGCGCCATCCTGGCCATGCGGTTCAGCGCCGACATGACGCAGAAGCAGATCGGCGAGCGGCTGGGCATCTCGCAGATGCACATCTCGCGGCTGCTGTCGCGGACGTTGGGCAAGCTGCGGGAGGGTCTGCTCGCGGAGAGCTGA